One Misgurnus anguillicaudatus chromosome 19, ASM2758022v2, whole genome shotgun sequence genomic region harbors:
- the tspan10 gene encoding tetraspanin-10, translating to MGPFKFIRRFLLFWERRNNKQKDENKPLIPKGDIKPAGSYISHVTTADNPGNQISSSLSNNNEGPTRSTSWTSLRSTAPSTSSWTEYLLKYLLITSNLLFTVLGMVTLVVGLWGLVNKESFAQEKIGGIGTDPMLFFSFLGFVLTLLSFTACVGALRENQCLLRIFSWALLFLVVVQVLAVIIAYSMQGQIVDYLRFGMLTAMARYQDDLDLRFITDEIQTGLQCCGADTYRDWEINVYFNCSAPGVLACGVPPSCCVDPLENGTVWNTQCGVGALRLDEFSAQSVIFLGGCLNGISRWIEQHSDAIGTVVVTLLGIQILTLFITSHLLQRIQRSRAQHDVY from the exons ATGGGACCATTTAAATTTATTAGGAGATTTCTCTTATTCTGGGAGCGAAGAAACAACAAGCAGAAAGATGAGAACAAACCACTTATTCCAAAG GGAGACATAAAACCAGCTGGTTCATACATCTCACATGTGACAACGGCTGACAATCCAGGAAATCAAATCAGCTCAAGTTTGTCTAACAATAATGAAGGTCCAACTAGATCTACGTCATGGACTAGCCTCAGATCAACAGCACCCAGTACATCCAGTTGGACTGAATAccttttaaaatatcttctcaTCACCAGCAACCTTCTCTTCACCGTCTTGGGGATGGTGACCCTAGTGGTGGGACTCTGGGGTCTGGTTAATAAAGAGTCTTTTGCTCAAGAGAAGATCGGAGGTATTGGGACAGACCCTATGCTCTTCTTCTCATTCCTCGGTTTTGTCCTAACCCTGCTGAGCTTTACGGCATGCGTAGGGGCTTTACGGGAAAACCAATGTCTTCTTCGAATCTTCTCGTGGGCTCTGCTGTTCCTGGTGGTGGTTCAGGTGTTGGCGGTGATCATAGCATACAGCATGCAGGGCCAGATCGTGGATTACCTGCGTTTTGGGATGCTGACCGCTATGGCACGATACCAGGATGATCTGGACTTGAGATTCATTACTGATGAGATCCAGACGGGCCTGCAGTGCTGCGGGGCAGATACTTATAGAGACTGGGAAATCAACGT GTATTTTAATTGTTCAGCTCCGGGTGTCCTGGCCTGCGGCGTTCCCCCTTCCTGTTGTGTCGATCCACTGGAGAACGGTACGGTGTGGAACACTCAGTGTGGAGTTGGTGCCCTGCGGTTGGATGAGTTCTCAGCTCAGAGCGTTATCTTCCTGGGCGGCTGTCTGAACGGCATCTCCCGCTGGATAGAGCAACATAGTGATGCGATTGGCACGGTAGTCGTAACCCTGCTGGGAATTCAGATATTAACTTTGTTTATAACATCACATCTACTGCAGAGGATACAGAGGAGCAGAGCACAGCATGATGTGTATTAA